A stretch of the Vibrio stylophorae genome encodes the following:
- a CDS encoding toxin-antitoxin system YwqK family antitoxin: protein MQKIRLFLFACVMALPSLGYASELIYLDTDLNPTDKAKATYQRQAYVPNADGLFDMKIYFIGKEQLYFQGQGRFADDKKTVLKQNSGTFFYPNGKVQIKTSYNEKGETHGQALYYLDDGSLRLDHQFANGQRISTQVYDDGEKAGLTTYEYDAKRPDYLKYKTYQQGDLRCVHQQVNGEFDGLQQHYRQGVLEDETHYLNGKKQGEYRRYVDGNLYIITPYVMDKRHGKQTTFFADGKIQRIRYYNHGKDAKESIEYNEAGNVVARYKFDEKGEKYEAYEYNDKGLLTYSKVRNAQGVSVSTRYRRSGRLSSMTTQPADKSQWTEKREFGTGGYLSYYSRKQESTGHYYQWRYANNGLLEAFSEKRPDGYVKVQNWHDNGQLSLESITPSEKAAWAVQKRYNEKGELTSEEREQPLLKHTIEVRYRDGVIQARRERLNGKAHGLQVERSYGGVIVSENFLHGVKNGKYEMRDSKTGQLLTKGQYHQGARTGRWEQWGYSGMPIPEYFLGERRRFGHIPSQEQDEYHLVSHYRNDKLHGTYQFFKGKDQRLISGKFKNGLPVGHWEMRDNDSGTLLYSATVGQTPHGQWTETDFDHEYTLSGRYHKGKAEGAWKFSRVNGLVWLEGTFRHGQPHGTWYVFDKEGRVNCKLNYQKGMPKGDWIAFDYKGKETWRHHFKAGEMRVEMSHADSARDNYWRDNNSHGVPSECYMNISALLQTAH from the coding sequence ATGCAGAAAATCAGGCTGTTTTTGTTCGCTTGCGTCATGGCGCTGCCCAGTTTGGGCTATGCCAGCGAACTGATCTATTTAGATACAGATTTAAATCCCACGGACAAAGCCAAAGCGACCTATCAGCGTCAGGCCTATGTGCCAAATGCTGACGGGCTTTTTGACATGAAGATCTATTTCATTGGCAAAGAGCAGCTTTATTTTCAAGGCCAAGGACGCTTTGCTGACGATAAGAAAACCGTGCTCAAGCAAAACAGCGGTACGTTCTTTTATCCTAATGGCAAAGTCCAAATTAAGACCAGTTATAACGAGAAAGGCGAGACCCATGGTCAAGCGCTTTATTATCTCGATGATGGCTCGCTTCGATTGGATCATCAGTTTGCAAATGGTCAGCGTATCTCAACACAGGTCTATGATGATGGCGAGAAGGCGGGTTTGACCACCTATGAATATGATGCCAAACGCCCAGACTATCTAAAGTATAAAACTTACCAGCAGGGCGATTTGCGCTGCGTACACCAGCAAGTGAACGGTGAATTTGATGGTTTGCAGCAGCACTATCGACAAGGCGTATTGGAAGATGAAACCCACTACCTCAACGGTAAAAAGCAGGGTGAGTATCGCCGCTATGTCGATGGCAATCTCTACATCATCACGCCTTATGTCATGGATAAGCGCCATGGCAAGCAAACCACCTTTTTTGCCGATGGCAAAATTCAACGCATTCGCTATTACAACCACGGCAAAGATGCCAAAGAGTCCATTGAATATAACGAAGCGGGCAATGTAGTTGCGCGTTATAAATTTGATGAAAAAGGCGAGAAATATGAAGCCTATGAATACAACGACAAGGGGCTGTTGACCTATAGCAAGGTGCGTAATGCGCAAGGTGTGTCTGTGAGCACGCGCTATCGCCGCTCTGGCCGTCTGTCATCCATGACCACTCAGCCAGCGGACAAGAGCCAGTGGACTGAGAAACGTGAATTTGGCACTGGTGGCTATTTAAGCTATTACTCGCGCAAACAAGAATCCACAGGTCATTACTATCAGTGGCGTTATGCGAATAATGGTTTGCTTGAGGCGTTCTCTGAAAAGCGTCCTGACGGCTATGTGAAAGTGCAGAACTGGCACGATAACGGCCAACTCTCCTTAGAAAGTATTACGCCATCGGAAAAAGCCGCTTGGGCTGTACAGAAGCGATATAACGAAAAGGGTGAGTTAACCAGTGAAGAGCGCGAGCAGCCACTGCTGAAACACACGATTGAGGTTCGTTATCGTGATGGCGTGATCCAAGCGCGTCGTGAACGACTCAATGGTAAAGCGCATGGTCTGCAAGTTGAGCGAAGCTATGGCGGCGTGATTGTGTCAGAGAACTTTCTTCACGGTGTGAAAAACGGCAAGTATGAAATGCGCGACTCAAAGACGGGTCAGCTGCTGACGAAAGGCCAATATCATCAAGGTGCTCGCACTGGTCGTTGGGAACAATGGGGTTATAGCGGTATGCCGATTCCAGAATATTTTCTTGGTGAGCGCCGCCGTTTCGGTCATATCCCTTCACAAGAGCAAGATGAATACCATCTGGTTTCCCATTACCGCAACGATAAATTGCACGGGACCTATCAGTTCTTTAAGGGCAAAGATCAGCGCTTGATCTCAGGTAAATTCAAAAACGGTTTGCCAGTAGGCCATTGGGAGATGCGTGACAATGACAGTGGAACGCTGCTCTATTCTGCAACGGTTGGTCAAACCCCGCATGGTCAATGGACAGAAACCGATTTTGACCACGAATACACGCTTTCCGGGCGTTATCACAAAGGCAAGGCAGAAGGTGCATGGAAATTTAGCCGTGTAAATGGCTTGGTTTGGCTTGAAGGGACCTTCCGTCATGGTCAGCCACATGGCACTTGGTATGTCTTTGATAAGGAAGGCCGTGTGAACTGTAAGCTGAACTATCAAAAGGGGATGCCGAAAGGTGATTGGATCGCCTTTGATTACAAGGGCAAAGAAACTTGGCGTCATCACTTTAAAGCCGGAGAGATGCGTGTCGAGATGAGTCATGCCGACAGCGCGCGCGATAACTATTGGCGCGACAATAACTCCCATGGCGTGCCATCGGAATGCTACATGAACATTTCAGCGCTTTTGCAAACAGCGCATTAA